A genomic window from Hippocampus zosterae strain Florida chromosome 13, ASM2543408v3, whole genome shotgun sequence includes:
- the anp32b gene encoding acidic leucine-rich nuclear phosphoprotein 32 family member B isoform X1, with amino-acid sequence MLMENRIHLELRNKTPSEVRELVLDNCKTTDGNTEGLTDEFVNLVFLSLIDVGLSSISNIPRLEKLKKLELSDNKISGGLEVLAKQLPNLTHLSLSGNKLKEISTLEPLKKLKHLKSLDLFNCEVTNMSDYKDSVFKLLPQLTYLDGFDCEDKEASDSDVEVDGDGVDDDDDEEGEGEDEEDEDGEDDDIDEEDEDEEDEEEVEGEEDDEEVSGEDEEEDYGLDGEVDDEEEDEEEDDDETVTGKGEKRKREPDDDDEDEDNEEDD; translated from the exons atgttgatgGAAAACAGGATCCACTTGGAGCTAAGAAACAAGACACCGTCTGAA GTACGAGAACTCGTCCTCGACAACTGTAAAACGACCGACGGAAACACCGAAGGGCTCACAGATGAGTTTGTCAACCTGGTTTTCCTCAGCTTGATAGATGTCGGTTTATCATCAATCTCCAACATACCCAGACTAGAAAAACTCAAAAAG CTGGAGTTGAGCGACAACAAAATCAGCGGCGGCTTGGAGGTCTTAGCGAAGCAACTCCCCAACCTCACACATCTAAGTCTGAGCGGCAACAAATTGAAAGAGATCAGCACATTGGAACCACTG AAAAAGCTGAAACACCTGAAAAGTTTGGACCTGTTCAACTGCGAAGTCACCAACATGAGCGACTACAAGGACAGCGTGTTCAAACTGCTGCCGCAGCTCACGTACCTGGACGGCTTTGACTGCGAAGACAAGGAGGCTTCCGACTCTGATGTCGAGGTGGACGGAGACGGAgtggacgatgatgatgacgaag AGGGCGAGGGAGAGGACGAGGAAGACGAGGACGGAGAGGACGATGACATtgatgaggaagatgaggacgaagaagacgaggaggaggtcGAGGGAGAAGAGGACGATGAAGAGGTCAGCGGAGAAGACGAG GAGGAAGACTACGGACTGGATGGGGAAGTcgatgatgaagaggaagatgaggaggaagatgatgacG AAACTGTCACCGGCAAAGGTGAGAAGAGAAAGCGGGAGCctgacgacgacgatgaggaTGAGGACAACGAAGAGGACGACTAG
- the anp32b gene encoding acidic leucine-rich nuclear phosphoprotein 32 family member B isoform X2, translating into MLMENRIHLELRNKTPSEVRELVLDNCKTTDGNTEGLTDEFVNLVFLSLIDVGLSSISNIPRLEKLKKLELSDNKISGGLEVLAKQLPNLTHLSLSGNKLKEISTLEPLKKLKHLKSLDLFNCEVTNMSDYKDSVFKLLPQLTYLDGFDCEDKEASDSDVEVDGDGVDDDDDEEGEGEDEEDEDGEDDDIDEEDEDEEDEEEVEGEEDDEEVSGEDEEEDYGLDGEVDDEEEDEEEDDDVPA; encoded by the exons atgttgatgGAAAACAGGATCCACTTGGAGCTAAGAAACAAGACACCGTCTGAA GTACGAGAACTCGTCCTCGACAACTGTAAAACGACCGACGGAAACACCGAAGGGCTCACAGATGAGTTTGTCAACCTGGTTTTCCTCAGCTTGATAGATGTCGGTTTATCATCAATCTCCAACATACCCAGACTAGAAAAACTCAAAAAG CTGGAGTTGAGCGACAACAAAATCAGCGGCGGCTTGGAGGTCTTAGCGAAGCAACTCCCCAACCTCACACATCTAAGTCTGAGCGGCAACAAATTGAAAGAGATCAGCACATTGGAACCACTG AAAAAGCTGAAACACCTGAAAAGTTTGGACCTGTTCAACTGCGAAGTCACCAACATGAGCGACTACAAGGACAGCGTGTTCAAACTGCTGCCGCAGCTCACGTACCTGGACGGCTTTGACTGCGAAGACAAGGAGGCTTCCGACTCTGATGTCGAGGTGGACGGAGACGGAgtggacgatgatgatgacgaag AGGGCGAGGGAGAGGACGAGGAAGACGAGGACGGAGAGGACGATGACATtgatgaggaagatgaggacgaagaagacgaggaggaggtcGAGGGAGAAGAGGACGATGAAGAGGTCAGCGGAGAAGACGAG GAGGAAGACTACGGACTGGATGGGGAAGTcgatgatgaagaggaagatgaggaggaagatgatgacG TTCCAGCCTGA